From Varibaculum massiliense, a single genomic window includes:
- a CDS encoding riboflavin synthase has product MQEKDLEIGVSCSFAGELNPGESVATSGICLTVTRVEGDTFFAYAMPETVRLTTLGQKHVGDPLNLERALLPTDRLGGHLVAGHIDGTGTVTSLEEGERWLEIQISAPPALMPQIARKGSIAIDGVSLTVTAVGVDYFRVAIIPVTRDNTTLGTLSLGSVVNLETDQIAKYVERLLEGSNNQ; this is encoded by the coding sequence ATGCAGGAAAAAGATCTCGAGATCGGGGTGTCTTGCAGTTTCGCTGGCGAACTCAATCCCGGAGAATCCGTGGCTACTTCCGGGATTTGCCTCACGGTGACCCGGGTAGAGGGCGATACCTTTTTTGCCTATGCGATGCCGGAAACCGTCAGGCTCACGACTTTAGGGCAAAAGCACGTAGGCGACCCGCTTAATCTGGAGCGCGCCCTCCTGCCTACAGATCGCCTGGGGGGACACCTGGTTGCCGGACATATCGATGGCACCGGCACAGTTACTTCCTTAGAAGAGGGCGAACGCTGGCTGGAGATACAAATCTCCGCTCCGCCCGCGTTAATGCCTCAGATTGCTCGTAAAGGCTCGATTGCGATTGACGGAGTGTCTTTAACCGTAACCGCGGTGGGCGTGGACTATTTCCGGGTGGCAATCATCCCTGTCACCCGCGATAACACTACTTTAGGAACGCTTTCGCTCGGCTCGGTAGTTAACTTAGAGACTGACCAAATAGCGAAATACGTGGAACGTTTACTGGAGGGGAGTAATAACCAATGA
- a CDS encoding bifunctional 3,4-dihydroxy-2-butanone-4-phosphate synthase/GTP cyclohydrolase II: MSDLAQLFARVSAALRAGKPVLVADSKDRENEVDAIVSAQKVTPEWMGWMVRYTSGYICAPMPAERAELLGLPIQWPANQDQLRTCYTVSCDAARGVTTGISAADRRTTLRALANPLSRSEDLVRPGHILPLRARGGGVFTRAGHTEAAVDLMNLADLEPVAAIGEMVHDDGSMIRYHDCPAIAEKFDLELITVAELKEYLTQVKPQADTAEIPRVTQIATAKLPTKFGDFTVRAYRDAELGAVHIALISEKTPEASALVRVHSECLTGESFGSLRCDCGPQLHQAMKKIAGEGGAIIYLRGQEGRGIGLSEKIKAYALQDQGRDTAQANLDLGWPVDLREYGAAAAILRNLKMTNIRLLTNNPQKALLSQDGIQVEETVPLEVGIDPHNIEYLRTKQRLGHTFHDLDKFVTEK; this comes from the coding sequence ATGAGTGACTTGGCGCAGTTATTTGCGCGAGTAAGCGCGGCGCTCAGGGCCGGAAAGCCCGTCCTGGTTGCCGATTCCAAAGACCGGGAAAACGAGGTCGACGCGATCGTTAGTGCCCAAAAGGTGACTCCTGAGTGGATGGGGTGGATGGTGCGCTACACCTCTGGCTATATCTGCGCCCCCATGCCTGCCGAACGCGCGGAACTGCTAGGACTGCCGATCCAGTGGCCGGCAAATCAAGACCAACTGCGCACCTGTTATACGGTTTCCTGCGACGCGGCGCGGGGAGTAACCACTGGAATCTCGGCTGCGGATCGCCGAACCACTTTGCGGGCTTTAGCAAATCCTCTCTCGCGCAGTGAAGATTTGGTGCGACCGGGACATATTTTGCCGCTGCGAGCCCGCGGTGGCGGGGTGTTTACCCGGGCAGGACATACCGAAGCGGCAGTAGATCTCATGAATCTGGCAGACCTGGAGCCGGTAGCGGCGATCGGGGAAATGGTGCACGATGACGGCTCCATGATTCGCTATCATGACTGCCCGGCGATTGCCGAAAAATTCGACTTGGAGCTAATCACGGTTGCCGAACTAAAAGAATATCTCACCCAGGTGAAACCGCAGGCAGATACAGCAGAGATCCCTCGGGTTACCCAGATAGCCACCGCCAAGTTGCCCACCAAGTTTGGGGATTTTACGGTGCGCGCCTATCGGGATGCGGAACTGGGGGCAGTTCATATCGCTTTGATTTCGGAAAAGACCCCCGAGGCGAGTGCACTGGTGCGAGTGCATTCCGAATGCCTCACCGGAGAATCTTTTGGCTCCCTACGCTGTGATTGCGGTCCCCAACTGCACCAAGCTATGAAGAAAATAGCTGGTGAGGGCGGCGCGATTATTTATCTGCGCGGACAAGAAGGACGCGGGATTGGGCTTAGCGAAAAAATCAAAGCCTATGCTCTTCAAGACCAAGGGCGCGATACTGCTCAAGCCAATCTCGACTTGGGGTGGCCGGTAGACCTGCGGGAATATGGGGCCGCGGCCGCAATCTTACGGAACCTAAAGATGACTAATATTCGTTTGCTCACCAACAATCCGCAAAAGGCGCTGCTTAGTCAAGACGGGATTCAGGTAGAGGAAACCGTGCCGCTAGAAGTAGGGATTGACCCCCACAATATCGAGTATTTACGCACGAAACAGCGGCTGGGGCATACCTTCCACGACCTCGATAAATTCGTGACTGAAAAATAG
- the ribH gene encoding 6,7-dimethyl-8-ribityllumazine synthase has translation MAGAGVPDLHTSAAGKKVVIIATRWHEQVMDGLVAGAKRACQDAKADFEVVRVPGSFELPLAAKAYAESEKADALVCLGVVIRGGTPHFDYVCDAATYGLTKVSVESQIPLGFGLLTCDNLEQALDRVGLESSHEDKGYEAVQAALAMVQVLAEAKN, from the coding sequence ATGGCTGGAGCCGGAGTTCCCGACCTACATACTTCCGCTGCGGGGAAAAAGGTGGTAATCATTGCTACCCGCTGGCATGAACAGGTAATGGACGGTCTAGTAGCAGGGGCAAAACGCGCCTGCCAGGATGCTAAAGCCGACTTCGAAGTCGTGCGGGTTCCGGGCTCTTTTGAGCTTCCCCTCGCGGCTAAAGCCTACGCCGAAAGCGAGAAAGCGGACGCCCTGGTTTGCTTGGGGGTGGTTATCCGCGGAGGTACCCCTCATTTTGATTACGTATGTGACGCCGCCACCTACGGCCTTACCAAAGTATCGGTGGAGTCCCAGATTCCGCTAGGATTTGGGCTGCTTACCTGCGATAACCTGGAGCAAGCCCTGGATCGGGTCGGACTGGAATCCTCCCATGAAGATAAAGGTTACGAGGCGGTGCAAGCGGCGCTAGCGATGGTGCAGGTCTTAGCGGAGGCTAAAAACTAG